CCACTTTATTAGCACCCGCTCTGGAAAAGACGGGGCTATTGGTGTCAGTCACGGTTTTAGAAGATGGTGGTAGTTTACTAGCAGAAGCTAGCAATGCCGTTTTTGGGGCCTTGCAATTATTACCTAAACAATGCTTACCTAATCGCGCAGCAGCTGTTACAGCTGTTTTAGTCGACAACGAAACGTTAGTTGATGCTAGTGATACGGAAGAAGCGGTTGCTGACAGTACGCTGTTAGTTGTGACCGATAATCAAGAACAAGTCTTAGCGATGACTTTACAAGGCACAATGGCGGTTAACAGCAGTCAGTTGAACGAATTGTTATTGGTCGCTAGCCAAGGCGGCACACGGACCGCCGAGCAGATTCAAGCGAGTTATCAACAAGCTATCCACCCAATCATTCAAAAGGAGCGTTCTGAGATGCCAACAATTGTGATTGCGACTAAAAACCCGGGCAAGGCCCAAGAATTTCATGCGATGTTTGAAAAAGAAGGCATCCAAATCAAAACCTTATTGGATTACCCGGAACTACCAGAAATTAATGAAACGGGGCAAACTTTTGAAGAAAATGCCCGCCTAAAGGCGGATCAGATTGCTGCTATTTTACAGCTACCAGTCTTGGCAGACGATTCTGGCTTAATGGTCGATGCGCTAAACGGACGGCCTGGAATTTATTCAGCGCGATTTGCCGGCGATCATAATGATGCTGGGAATAACGCTAAATTACTTTACGAATTAACCGGGGTGCCTGCTGAAAAACGGACAGCTCATTTCCATACAACGTTAGTGTTTGCGAAACCTGATCGGCCTAACGATGATTTAGTGGTTGAAGGTAGTGTCGACGGTCGGATTCTAGGAATTCCCCGTGGCGATAACGGTTTTGGTTACGATCCGTTGTTCTACGTGCCAGAACTAGATAAATCAATGGCTGAATTAGCAATGGCTGAGAAAAACGCAATTAGTCACCGAGCAAAAGCGATTGAAAATTTAGAACCACTTTGGCGTGATTGGTTAGCAAAATAGGAGGAATTAAGATGCGGTTAGTAGTAGTCAGTGATAGTCATGGCGATCGGGATATTTTGGTGCAATTGGTCGCGCATTATAGGGATGAAGCAGTCACTTTCTTACATTGTGGCGATTCCGAATTAACGACGACTGATGCCTTATTTCAACAAATGACGGTTGTTCAAGGCAACATGGATTTTAATGGTCACTTTCCAGAACAAGTGGTGGTGCCAATTGGGGCGCAAAGAGCCTTTTTAACACATGGTCATTTGTACGGTGTTAATTTTGATTTAACGCGGTTGATGTTAGCAGCCCAAGCACAAGGCGCGCAATTGGCTTTTTACGGGCACACACATCAGTTAGCCTGTGAAATGCATCAAGGGCTCTTGGTATTAAATCCGGGTAGTATTTCGCAACCGCGGGGCCAATTCCAAGCCTTAGGCGGGACCTATGCGGTTGTGGATATCACGCCGACTGACTACCAAGTTCAATATTATGACCGCCATTTTGAAAAAGTACCACAACTCCAATTTAAATTTAAAAGAGCTTAAAGTTAAAGACTATCCAAAGTTTAAGGGCTGTGGATAGTCTTTTTAGTTAGTGGTTTGATACAATATTAAACGTAGGTAATTAGAAGGAGGACACTGCATGATTTCAGATGCGTTTCAGAATTTATTACTCGAAAACAAAGAACATTTTTTAATTCCTGGTGAAATGGTCGCTAGCGTTCAGGAAAACAATTCATTAGAACATGCATTTATTCTCTTAACAACGGTTAAGTATTCAAGCATTCCGGTGCTCGATAACCATTCGAAGTTTAAAGGGATGTTAACGATGCCGCTAATCACAGAGACGATGTTAGGCCTCGATCATTTGAGTTTCGATAACCTGCGTAAAATGACCGTTCAAGACGTGATGCAAAAGGATGTCGTGACAATCAAAGATCCATACGATATTGAAGAAACACTCCATTTATTGGTCGATCATCCTTACTTACCGGTTATATCAGACGATGGCGAATTCACAGGGATTGTGACTCGCCGTGAGATGATGAAGAGTTTCAATCGGGTAGCTCATAATATTGAAAAAGAATATAATATAGTAAGATCGTCAAAAGTATAAGTGGAGGTTAGGATAATGAAAAAAATGATTATTGATGATTCTTTTTGGCAATTATTTCCTAAAGCACAGATTAATATTTTGAGAGCTGACGGGCTAGATAATACGGTAGATAAGCAACAAGATGCTTATTTCCAAGCCCGACTTCAAGCTGGTTCAGAGCGCGCACATGATTTTCTAGGAGCTGAACCGTTTAGTCAAAATGCGGTTGTGGCACAATGGCGAGAAGGGTTTACTAAATTTAAGACAAAAAAAGGTGCACGTTCATCAATTGAAGCTTTATTAAAGCGCATTGACCAGGGGCATACCTTTGAACCGATTAATCCATTAGTTGATTTATATAATAGTGTATCGTTGAAATACGCTGTCCCTTGTGGTGGTGAAGATATAGCCCAAATTGATGGGGATTTGCATCTTGGTGTTGCTCAAGGTGGGGAATCATTCCGACCTTTAGGGGCTCAAGAAGACGCACCGGCTTTACCGAATGAAGTCATTTATTATGATCAGACAGGCGCGATTTGTCGATGCTTGAATTGGCGAGAAGCTCAGCGAACGATGCTTCAAGAGCAAACGCAATCAGCTGTGCTAGTGATGGAATCTATTAATGATGAACAAGCCAAACGTGCTAATCAGGCAATGGCTGAACTTCAACAAGAAATTGAAGCCTATTTTAAAGTTAAGACTACTACGGCTGTCTTAACGCTAGAAACGCCATCTGTTACACTTTAATAGTGTAAAAAGGCGGTCGGACAAGTTTAATTTGTCCGACCGCCTTTTTTTTATGGTTAAATAGTAATACTAATTTTTTATAGCCGACAGTTATTGTTCTTAGGCCCGATCAAAGTAAATCGTTGCAATAGCTCCTAAAACGAGCATCACGGCGATTAATGCGATTGGCCCTAGTAGTGCGGCTAAACCACTCACGGCCGGCCATGCGGGGACAACGCCCGTTTCAGCGAGGATCCAGATGGCTGCTAGGATTACACCTAAAACGCCGGCGTAAACGTAGTGGGCATAGTGAGCGAGTAAATAATGCATGATTTTAGCGACAATCACGGTACCGATGACGGCCCCTAGCATAAATGGCAAGAGGAGAGCGACACTTTTGAAAGCTTCGCCTGCTTGTTCAAAGCGGCCAGTAACCAGATAAACGAGTAAATCGAGCAATTGGCTCACGGCGTGATAAACAGTCCCGTATTGCTTGATAATCATCAACATAATCGAACCCGACACACCGGGAATAACCATCAATGAAACGGAGAAAAAGCCGGTAAAGGTTAACATCCCAAAGTCTTGGAGGGATGTTAACTGTTTGATGGCGATGTCTGATTCGTTTTGATGACCACCAATTTTGGTAATCAATAACATTAAGCCACCACAGACAATGGCAATTAGCACTTGTTGCCAGGTTAGCTTTTTGAGTTTACGCCAGATGAACGGTAAGCTACCTAAAACAAGACCGATGAAGAAACTATAGGCGGCCAGTGGATAAGCAGTGCATAACCACAAAATGACTTTGGTCGATAATAATACACCGATGCCCGCGCCAATGCCGATTGGCCATAAAAAGCCAATTGCTTGGCGCCAATCTTGTTTGAATTGCGCGATGGCCTTTAATAATGGTTCATATAAACCAACGATGACGGCAAAGATACTACCAGATAAACCAGGAATAACGAGTGCGACACCGATCAGGGCGCCTTTGAGTGCATTAATTAGTGGCATAAGAGTGCTCCTTTGGCGGATAATTTAGTTGGTTAAATTCAATGAACTAGTGGGCAGGGTGATTCCAGCAGCGTTAATTGCTTGTAAGTAACCTTGTAAAAATAAACGTTGTGTCGTTGCTTGTTCACCGTTTAGTGTATGCATCATTACTTGGTAAGCAAGTGTGCCATCTGTTAAAGTCGAAACACCCAATAGTGTAGGGCCGTCTTTAATCTCAGGATGGCGTGGCACTAATTCGGTGTTGACTTGCTTAATAATTGATGCGAGTTGTTCGATATCGGTATCAGGATTGATCCGAATATTAATCAATACCCGCATATTGTTGCGGGAAAGGTTGCTGACAATTGAGATATTCCGGTTGGGGATGAAATTGAGCGTCCCATCGTAACTTTGGACTTGTGTGGTGCGCAGACCAATTGCGGTGACTGTCCCTTCAATGGTCCCAATTCGAACAGTATTGCCCACATCAAATTGTTGTTCGGCAAGAATGAAAAAGCCGGTAACAATATCGTTGACAAATCCTTGGGCCCCAAGCCCGACGGCTAAACTGAAGATTCCGGCACCGGCAATCAAGGTACCGACTGGGACCCCGATAATGCTGAGTAGGGCGTAAAGATAGAAGAAAATTAACAGATAAGCTAACGCGTTAGTCATTAAGGTATAGATGGTATTCATCCGATTATTAGAAAAACCATCCGCTTCACGATATTTACGAAAGGCGCGTTTGATAGTGAAGCGCCCGATACGACTAAGCAGGTAAAATAATAATGAAATTAAAATAATTTGGAAAAAACCGGTGATGAAAAGGCCTAATAGATGATCCCAATCGATGCTAGTCACGTAGCGCATAAAGATATTGGTTTGCTTTTGGACCGACTCGACAGGTGTTGCGGTTAGTGATTGAAAGAACATACTGACAAACTCCTTTAAAAGTGCGTAATTCTAGTTTAGCAAATGTTTAAAAAAATGACATCTAATATAGTATGATTATTTGAAGGTTGTATCGAATAATGCTATCCTAGAGACTGAGAAACAAGATAATAGACGACGAAATAGGAGGAACAAATTGATGACGGGTGGTCAAATTGCGGCGTTAATCGCTGCAGGGGCTTTTGCAGTTTTGGTTGTTTTTCTAATAGTGATGTTGTTGAAAGTCACTAAAGTTTTAACGCGTGTTTCCGAGACAGTCACTGAAGCCAATAAGAGCGTGACAATAATTACGAACGATGTAGACGTCCTTTCAAGACAGGTTGAAGGTCTATTAAACAAAACGAACGTTTTACTAGACGATGTCAACGGTAAAGTAGCAGATTTAGAGCCAGTTTTCCGAGCAGCCGGCGAATTAGGTGAGAGCGTTTCAAGTTTGAATGCTGCCAGTCGTGGTTTGACTGAGAAAGTGACAAGTGTTGGTCGCACGACTGCTAAAGCAACAGTCGCTTCTAAGATGGGGGCTAGTGCCCTTAGATTTTATCAAAATAAACGACAAACAAAAGATAAGGGGTAATTCACATGGCAAAAAAAGGCTTTTTATTCGGTGTTTTAGTGGGCGGTGCAGCAGCAATTGGTGCCACACTTTTATTAACGCCTAAAACGGGTAAAGAATTACAAAATAAATTAGTAGACTTGGGCGAAGATGCCATTGATCGCGCACAAGATTACTACTATTTAATGAACGAAACGGCTGCTGATCTTAAAGGAGAAGCGAAGTTCCATATGAACCGGATGCATGATTATGCGAGC
This DNA window, taken from Latilactobacillus sakei, encodes the following:
- a CDS encoding DUF368 domain-containing protein; this encodes MPLINALKGALIGVALVIPGLSGSIFAVIVGLYEPLLKAIAQFKQDWRQAIGFLWPIGIGAGIGVLLSTKVILWLCTAYPLAAYSFFIGLVLGSLPFIWRKLKKLTWQQVLIAIVCGGLMLLITKIGGHQNESDIAIKQLTSLQDFGMLTFTGFFSVSLMVIPGVSGSIMLMIIKQYGTVYHAVSQLLDLLVYLVTGRFEQAGEAFKSVALLLPFMLGAVIGTVIVAKIMHYLLAHYAHYVYAGVLGVILAAIWILAETGVVPAWPAVSGLAALLGPIALIAVMLVLGAIATIYFDRA
- a CDS encoding YtxH domain-containing protein produces the protein MAKKGFLFGVLVGGAAAIGATLLLTPKTGKELQNKLVDLGEDAIDRAQDYYYLMNETAADLKGEAKFHMNRMHDYASDWQENAVDIKEQAKAQFDEKTADLKSQFGSSLEPAAEDFDDIVIEGKSAFGQAKDEAEEKMAPDSLGE
- a CDS encoding YfcE family phosphodiesterase, which translates into the protein MRLVVVSDSHGDRDILVQLVAHYRDEAVTFLHCGDSELTTTDALFQQMTVVQGNMDFNGHFPEQVVVPIGAQRAFLTHGHLYGVNFDLTRLMLAAQAQGAQLAFYGHTHQLACEMHQGLLVLNPGSISQPRGQFQALGGTYAVVDITPTDYQVQYYDRHFEKVPQLQFKFKRA
- a CDS encoding XTP/dITP diphosphatase, which translates into the protein MVRTDNRAANDVRPVKVQWHYLTKQPASVLWQRGTTKVLAAVTEQANTAVTLVGSGLTPAQTDWLQQMLTTLLAPALEKTGLLVSVTVLEDGGSLLAEASNAVFGALQLLPKQCLPNRAAAVTAVLVDNETLVDASDTEEAVADSTLLVVTDNQEQVLAMTLQGTMAVNSSQLNELLLVASQGGTRTAEQIQASYQQAIHPIIQKERSEMPTIVIATKNPGKAQEFHAMFEKEGIQIKTLLDYPELPEINETGQTFEENARLKADQIAAILQLPVLADDSGLMVDALNGRPGIYSARFAGDHNDAGNNAKLLYELTGVPAEKRTAHFHTTLVFAKPDRPNDDLVVEGSVDGRILGIPRGDNGFGYDPLFYVPELDKSMAELAMAEKNAISHRAKAIENLEPLWRDWLAK
- a CDS encoding CBS domain-containing protein — translated: MISDAFQNLLLENKEHFLIPGEMVASVQENNSLEHAFILLTTVKYSSIPVLDNHSKFKGMLTMPLITETMLGLDHLSFDNLRKMTVQDVMQKDVVTIKDPYDIEETLHLLVDHPYLPVISDDGEFTGIVTRREMMKSFNRVAHNIEKEYNIVRSSKV
- a CDS encoding DUF948 domain-containing protein, with the translated sequence MTGGQIAALIAAGAFAVLVVFLIVMLLKVTKVLTRVSETVTEANKSVTIITNDVDVLSRQVEGLLNKTNVLLDDVNGKVADLEPVFRAAGELGESVSSLNAASRGLTEKVTSVGRTTAKATVASKMGASALRFYQNKRQTKDKG
- a CDS encoding mechanosensitive ion channel protein MscS; this encodes MFFQSLTATPVESVQKQTNIFMRYVTSIDWDHLLGLFITGFFQIILISLLFYLLSRIGRFTIKRAFRKYREADGFSNNRMNTIYTLMTNALAYLLIFFYLYALLSIIGVPVGTLIAGAGIFSLAVGLGAQGFVNDIVTGFFILAEQQFDVGNTVRIGTIEGTVTAIGLRTTQVQSYDGTLNFIPNRNISIVSNLSRNNMRVLINIRINPDTDIEQLASIIKQVNTELVPRHPEIKDGPTLLGVSTLTDGTLAYQVMMHTLNGEQATTQRLFLQGYLQAINAAGITLPTSSLNLTN